In a single window of the Micromonospora inositola genome:
- the rpsO gene encoding 30S ribosomal protein S15 — protein sequence MALDQEDKAKIRAEYATAEGDTGSPEVQVAVLTKRIAELTEHLKVHKHDHHSRRGLLLLVGRRRRLLNYVQKKDINRYRSLIERLGLRR from the coding sequence ATGGCGCTCGACCAGGAAGACAAGGCCAAGATCCGCGCGGAGTACGCGACCGCCGAGGGCGACACCGGTTCGCCGGAGGTGCAGGTCGCGGTCCTCACCAAGCGGATCGCCGAGCTCACCGAGCACCTGAAGGTGCACAAGCACGACCACCACAGCCGCCGTGGGCTGCTGCTGCTGGTCGGCCGTCGCCGTCGGCTGCTCAACTACGTCCAGAAGAAGGACATCAACCGCTACCGGTCGCTCATCGAGCGGCTCGGCCTGCGCCGATGA
- a CDS encoding bifunctional riboflavin kinase/FAD synthetase, producing MQRWRGYEAAPGGWGRSVVTIGVFDGVHKGHQATIGHAVARARELGVKSVVVTFDPHPAEVVRPGSHPAVLTEPARKAELIEALGVDVLCVVPFTPEFSRLPAEEFVHDILVEHLHAALVVVGANFRFGHRAAGDVALLERLGRTFGFGVESGPLVAEAGTVFSSTYIRSCVDAGDVVAAAAALGRPHRVEGVVVRGDQRGRELGYPTANLLCHRYAAIPADGVYAARLVRRGQREPLAAAVSIGTNPTFSGRERRVEAYALDFTGDLYGERLALDFVAHLREQRTYDSIEPLVAQIAEDVERTRRALG from the coding sequence ATGCAACGGTGGCGGGGGTACGAGGCAGCGCCCGGTGGCTGGGGGCGGTCGGTCGTCACCATCGGCGTCTTCGACGGCGTGCACAAGGGGCATCAGGCGACCATCGGCCACGCCGTGGCGCGCGCCCGCGAGCTGGGCGTCAAGTCGGTGGTGGTGACCTTCGACCCGCACCCGGCGGAGGTGGTCCGCCCCGGCTCGCACCCGGCCGTGCTGACCGAGCCGGCCCGCAAGGCGGAACTGATCGAGGCGCTCGGCGTCGACGTCCTCTGCGTGGTGCCGTTCACTCCGGAGTTCTCCCGGCTGCCGGCCGAGGAGTTCGTGCACGACATCCTCGTCGAGCACCTGCACGCCGCGCTGGTCGTGGTCGGCGCCAACTTCCGGTTCGGGCACCGGGCCGCCGGTGACGTGGCCCTGCTGGAGCGGCTCGGCCGGACCTTCGGCTTCGGGGTGGAGTCCGGGCCGCTGGTGGCCGAGGCGGGCACCGTCTTCTCCTCCACGTACATCCGCTCCTGCGTCGACGCGGGCGACGTGGTGGCGGCGGCCGCCGCGCTGGGCCGCCCGCACCGGGTGGAGGGCGTGGTGGTCCGCGGCGACCAGCGCGGACGTGAGCTGGGTTACCCGACCGCCAACCTGCTCTGCCACCGGTACGCGGCGATCCCCGCCGACGGGGTGTACGCCGCCCGGCTGGTGCGCCGGGGGCAGCGGGAGCCGCTCGCCGCGGCGGTGTCGATCGGCACCAACCCGACCTTCTCCGGGCGGGAGCGCCGGGTGGAGGCGTACGCGCTGGACTTCACCGGTGACCTGTACGGCGAGCGGCTGGCCCTGGACTTCGTCGCGCATCTGCGCGAACAGCGGACGTACGACTCGATCGAGCCGCTGGTCGCCCAGATCGCCGAGGACGTGGAGCGGACCCGCCGGGCCCTCGGCTGA